The sequence TTGCCAAGACCGAAGGTCGTCCCAGCCGTAGACTGCGTTTTCTACCGGGCGCGGGAGCCGGTGGTGAGTGAAGTCGAATTCGTCACGCAGGAATTCTAGGTCTGCCAAGGCCGTGTTCGCATTGGCTAGCTCCGGCATACAATGCCAGAGACGTATCGGAACTGTTTGGTGTTCTCACCCATTGGCTTGCAAACAGAACGGTGATCAGTCAGGTCAACCGTCTCTGCCGGCGGGTCCTGGCAGAAACGGTTGTCATCGATGATTCCGTCGTCGTCCGCGTGTATCACGAGGCGGGCGATGAGGTTCTTCGCGGCCCTCCCAGCTAGAAGGTCCGTCGTGTCCGACTCAAGCTTCTTCAGCGTCGTCTTCTTGCCGGCGGGATCCAAGTCTCGCAGTGCTTTCCATCTCATCTTCACGATCGCTTCGCCCAGTTTTCCAAGTTGGAATGCCGACAATGCTGTTGAAGCGAGCGCCACGATGTCGGCCCCAAGGTGAGCCGGCGCGAAGAGAAGTAAGTCGATGTACTTGGCCCATGGTCTGTGCTGGAGGTGCAGATCGATCTGGGCGCGACGACTCACTACGGCTCCAAGGGAATGAGCCACGAGAAAGACCTCGGTAAGTCCACTTGGTCTCCCGTCGCGAAGATGTCGGGGGAGCAGGTCGTGTAGGGACTCAAATAGATCTATCAGGAGCTGGCGAAGTTGTTCCGCAGAACGGTTGGCCGTCTGGCGGCGGCTGTCGTAGCCGAAGTAAAGTAGGTCCAAGTCCGCGAAGTCAGGGTGGTCAGACAGTAGCTCCGGGAACGCCTCCCAGG is a genomic window of bacterium containing:
- a CDS encoding alpha/beta fold hydrolase — translated: MVFVHGFGGDACGAWEAFPELLSDHPDFADLDLLYFGYDSRRQTANRSAEQLRQLLIDLFESLHDLLPRHLRDGRPSGLTEVFLVAHSLGAVVSRRAQIDLHLQHRPWAKYIDLLLFAPAHLGADIVALASTALSAFQLGKLGEAIVKMRWKALRDLDPAGKKTTLKKLESDTTDLLAGRAAKNLIARLVIHADDDGIIDDNRFCQDPPAETVDLTDHRSVCKPMGENTKQFRYVSGIVCRS